Proteins from a single region of Streptomyces sp. Tu 3180:
- a CDS encoding EF-hand domain-containing protein: MADIEEARKQFERIDTDGDGFITAAEFKTALAQGGDWNVTESVAEAVIKSRDLDGDKVLSFDEFWAHLNK; this comes from the coding sequence GTGGCGGACATCGAGGAAGCGCGCAAGCAGTTCGAGCGGATCGATACGGACGGGGACGGATTCATCACCGCCGCCGAGTTCAAGACCGCCCTCGCCCAGGGCGGTGACTGGAACGTCACCGAGTCGGTCGCGGAGGCCGTCATCAAGTCCCGCGACCTCGACGGGGACAAGGTCCTGTCCTTCGACGAGTTCTGGGCCCACCTGAACAAGTGA
- a CDS encoding sugar-binding domain-containing protein, with product MAEPAEAAALPAPIDTLLAAAVARRFYLESRSKVEIAKEFGISRFKVARLLDAAVAHDIVRIDITVPAEIDVPLTRALTGRFGLRHGIVVNLSRGEGGAASPADQRQTGRWLGTAAARLISEITEEGDVLGLDGSHAVAALSEAVTRLPLCDVVQLTGVHGRDLAHDAAIGAVRRTAAAGGGRVFPLHTPFLLPDAATAAVLRSQPATAETLDRFGLVTKAVVGIGAWDAPHSTVYDALSEPERERLRGAGARAEVAGHVLDAEGRVIPTELDARMISVSAAELRGVAELIGVTAGGRGTDAIRAALRSGLLTGVVTDATTARRLLWSDGPGDTPRTDPSPRSTERGQR from the coding sequence ATGGCCGAACCGGCTGAGGCGGCGGCGTTACCCGCGCCGATCGACACGCTCCTCGCCGCCGCCGTCGCCAGGCGCTTCTACCTGGAGAGCCGGTCGAAGGTGGAGATCGCCAAGGAGTTCGGCATCAGCCGGTTCAAGGTGGCCCGCCTCCTCGACGCGGCCGTGGCCCACGACATCGTGCGGATCGACATCACCGTCCCCGCCGAGATCGACGTCCCGCTCACGAGGGCGCTGACCGGGCGGTTCGGACTCCGTCACGGCATCGTTGTCAACCTGTCCCGGGGCGAGGGCGGCGCGGCGTCCCCGGCGGACCAGCGCCAGACCGGCCGCTGGCTCGGCACGGCGGCGGCCCGGCTGATCTCGGAGATCACCGAGGAGGGTGACGTCCTCGGGCTGGACGGCAGCCACGCGGTGGCCGCGCTCAGCGAGGCGGTCACCCGGCTGCCGCTCTGCGACGTGGTCCAGCTGACCGGCGTGCACGGGCGCGACCTCGCCCATGACGCCGCGATCGGCGCGGTCCGCCGCACGGCCGCGGCGGGCGGCGGCAGGGTGTTCCCCCTCCACACCCCTTTCCTCCTGCCCGACGCGGCGACGGCCGCCGTCCTGCGCAGCCAGCCCGCCACCGCCGAGACGCTGGACCGGTTCGGCCTGGTCACCAAGGCCGTCGTCGGCATCGGCGCGTGGGACGCCCCGCACTCCACGGTGTACGACGCCCTGTCCGAGCCGGAGCGGGAGCGGCTTCGGGGGGCGGGGGCGCGCGCCGAAGTGGCCGGCCACGTCCTGGACGCCGAGGGCCGGGTGATCCCCACGGAGCTGGACGCGCGCATGATCTCCGTCAGCGCCGCCGAACTCCGCGGCGTCGCGGAGCTGATCGGCGTCACGGCCGGTGGACGCGGCACCGACGCGATCCGCGCCGCACTGAGGTCCGGCCTGCTCACCGGAGTCGTCACGGACGCCACGACCGCGCGTCGCCTCCTGTGGAGCGACGGCCCGGGCGACACGCCGCGGACCGACCCGTCACCCCGATCCACCGAACGAGGACAGCGATGA
- a CDS encoding S8 family serine peptidase: protein MRNVMKGRSAGLVLAIAVVLPVTGGPALALPAAPAAPSGSPGADGPGATLLPPLPVRLGEDNPCTGASGQTATGAAWSQTALGLSRAQRISRGGDVTVAVVDTGVATGVPGLSGRVESVDAAAEDCVGHGTFAAGLIAAAPQKGSGITGVAPQAEILALPGTDDRGVPSVERVAAGIRTAADRGAQVIYVGQVLRTGKAELTAAVAHATRRDALVVAPAAPDAVPREEQGPDGEMPEGPYWPAAAPGALAVVDFGPGGVRQQNAPPAHEPDLSAPGGEMVSVGPEGPGHYIGSGASLAAAGVAGTAALVRAYHPDLTAAEVTRRLLDTAYPSDTPRLDPYAALSLIQDRTTPPARTPAPAHMPAPADPTPHHRSLTIAAVGLTTVLLLAALAAVVPRGRTRNWRPPTTP, encoded by the coding sequence ATGCGGAATGTCATGAAAGGCCGGAGTGCGGGCCTCGTGCTGGCGATCGCCGTGGTCCTGCCGGTCACCGGCGGGCCGGCCCTCGCCCTCCCCGCCGCGCCCGCCGCGCCGTCGGGGAGTCCCGGTGCCGACGGTCCGGGGGCCACGCTGCTGCCCCCGCTGCCCGTCCGGCTCGGCGAGGACAACCCCTGCACCGGAGCCTCGGGACAGACGGCCACCGGAGCGGCGTGGTCGCAGACGGCGCTCGGACTGTCCCGGGCCCAGCGGATCTCCCGGGGCGGCGACGTGACCGTCGCGGTGGTCGACACCGGTGTCGCCACCGGCGTCCCCGGCCTGTCCGGCAGGGTGGAGTCCGTCGACGCGGCGGCCGAGGACTGCGTGGGCCACGGCACGTTCGCCGCCGGCCTGATCGCCGCCGCGCCGCAGAAGGGCAGCGGCATCACCGGGGTCGCCCCGCAGGCGGAGATCCTCGCCCTGCCCGGCACCGACGACCGCGGGGTCCCCTCCGTGGAACGCGTGGCCGCCGGCATCCGGACGGCGGCGGACCGCGGCGCACAGGTCATCTACGTCGGCCAGGTCCTGCGCACCGGCAAGGCCGAACTCACCGCGGCCGTCGCCCACGCCACCCGGCGCGACGCACTGGTCGTCGCCCCGGCCGCCCCGGACGCCGTGCCCCGCGAGGAGCAGGGGCCCGACGGCGAGATGCCGGAGGGTCCGTACTGGCCGGCCGCCGCGCCCGGCGCGCTCGCCGTCGTGGACTTCGGCCCCGGCGGCGTACGGCAGCAGAACGCGCCGCCCGCCCACGAGCCCGACCTGTCCGCGCCGGGCGGCGAGATGGTCAGCGTCGGTCCCGAGGGCCCCGGCCACTACATCGGTTCCGGTGCCTCGCTGGCGGCGGCGGGCGTCGCGGGCACCGCCGCACTCGTCCGCGCCTACCACCCCGACCTCACGGCGGCCGAGGTCACCCGCCGCCTCCTCGACACCGCCTACCCGTCGGACACCCCACGCCTCGACCCGTACGCCGCCCTGTCCCTGATCCAGGACCGCACGACGCCCCCCGCGCGGACCCCCGCCCCCGCCCACATGCCGGCCCCCGCCGACCCCACTCCCCACCACCGCTCCCTGACGATCGCGGCCGTAGGCCTGACCACGGTCCTCCTCCTGGCGGCCCTGGCGGCGGTCGTCCCCCGAGGCCGCACCAGGAACTGGCGCCCCCCGACCACCCCTTAG
- a CDS encoding right-handed parallel beta-helix repeat-containing protein: MVRQILTVGPERSDGFQTIGEALAQARTGAVIRVRPGRYAENLVIRHRVTIVGEGEPGTVELCPRDGTAVTLMADAVMLSALTLRGRDKEAAVVDVPAGQAALDDCTVTGAGWTALLVRGKGSLAARGCRIGNPGGAGLVDSSESESIVEDCVFENFGTSAVVIGETAGPLVRDCRIRGARANGVLASGEARGTVEGCDISGTDKPAIALEGHSSTRVLRCAVHHTSVGLLVTSMSRPEIEETSFESIAQSGIVISGGADPVLRGCVTRRTKTSGLLVLDRSRGTLEGCSFHGSTEAAVRVVEGSAPLLRDTVVSDCADTAGAVQLADDSTAEFERLEVLDAAGVGISVRSAANPLLRRARVTGAGGHGVEFTDDGRGRLEHCEVESAGGCALHIDDDSDPEISDTVLSSAARSGLLVGERGRGTLRDCEIGDSADAGVGVRDGAEITLERVRVHGSRAHGVQVSRGGRAVLDACEVTGSTGDGVRIDSAEPVDVTRCVVRDNRGAGLRQSRASERLTVELLTSADNGLPDSWGESAETVGEDGAPGGPGKEPEPEGPLAELESLVGLENVKHQVNTLVNLNQLAERRRRLGMPVPSMSRHLIFAGPPGTGKTTVARLYGSILADLGVLRSGHLVEVARADLVAQVIGGTAIKTTEAFNSALGGVLFIDEAYTLTVEGTSNDFGREAVDTLLKLMEDHRDDVVVVAAGYSEQMESFLTANPGLASRFTRTIEFGNYAVEELVTITESLCHRHQFELGPLTREALAVRFEQMTRDATFGNGRAARGVFEDMVDRQAFRLAAMTDPAENDLTLLLPQDVGDAEAAAVGGTAQDTDDASDPMAELTAMVGLAAVKREVADLVSLLTNARQRIAAGLPAPRISNHLVFSGPPGTGKTTVARLYARLLHSLGVLPRDSLVEVARADLVGQYVGHTAQRTKDVFTSALGGVLFIDEAYTLTPEGSSNDFGREAVDTLLKLMEDHRDEIVVVVAGYTEEMGRFLASNPGLTSRFSKFVTFEDYSTDELVTIVSRHAAASGYECADATLEALRAHVDAIPRDRSFGNARLARQLLETMMTSQARRLGALSSPSLADLTTLLPEDLPSARRQAAL; this comes from the coding sequence GTGGTACGGCAAATACTCACGGTCGGCCCGGAACGGTCGGACGGATTCCAGACGATCGGTGAGGCACTGGCCCAGGCCCGTACCGGGGCGGTGATCCGGGTCCGTCCCGGCCGCTACGCCGAGAACCTCGTCATCCGGCACCGGGTGACGATCGTCGGCGAGGGCGAGCCGGGCACCGTCGAACTCTGCCCGCGGGACGGCACCGCCGTCACCCTCATGGCCGACGCCGTGATGCTCAGCGCCCTGACCCTGCGGGGCCGCGACAAGGAGGCCGCCGTCGTGGACGTGCCGGCCGGTCAGGCCGCGCTCGACGACTGCACCGTGACCGGTGCCGGGTGGACGGCGCTGCTGGTGCGCGGCAAGGGTTCGCTGGCCGCCCGCGGCTGCCGGATCGGCAACCCCGGCGGCGCCGGACTCGTCGACTCCTCGGAGTCCGAGAGCATCGTCGAGGACTGCGTGTTCGAGAACTTCGGCACCTCCGCCGTGGTCATCGGCGAGACCGCCGGCCCCCTGGTGCGCGACTGCCGCATCCGGGGCGCGCGGGCCAACGGCGTCCTGGCGAGCGGCGAGGCCCGGGGCACCGTGGAGGGCTGCGACATCTCCGGCACCGACAAGCCGGCCATCGCCCTGGAGGGCCACAGCTCGACCCGGGTGCTGCGCTGCGCCGTGCACCACACCTCGGTGGGCCTGCTGGTGACCAGCATGTCCCGTCCGGAGATCGAGGAGACCTCCTTCGAGTCCATCGCGCAGAGCGGCATCGTCATCTCCGGCGGGGCCGACCCGGTGCTGCGCGGGTGCGTCACCCGGCGCACCAAGACCAGCGGGCTGCTCGTCCTGGACCGCTCGCGCGGAACCCTGGAGGGCTGCTCGTTCCACGGCTCCACCGAGGCCGCCGTACGGGTCGTCGAGGGCAGCGCCCCGCTGCTGCGGGACACCGTGGTGAGCGACTGCGCCGACACCGCCGGGGCGGTGCAGCTCGCGGACGACTCCACGGCCGAGTTCGAACGCCTGGAGGTCCTGGACGCGGCGGGCGTCGGCATCTCCGTGCGCTCCGCCGCCAACCCCCTGCTGCGCCGCGCCCGGGTCACCGGCGCCGGCGGCCACGGCGTCGAGTTCACCGACGACGGCCGCGGCCGGCTCGAGCACTGCGAGGTCGAGTCCGCCGGCGGTTGCGCGCTGCACATCGACGACGACTCCGACCCCGAGATCAGCGACACCGTACTGAGCTCCGCCGCCCGCTCGGGCCTGCTCGTCGGCGAACGCGGCCGGGGCACCCTGCGGGACTGCGAGATCGGCGACAGCGCCGACGCCGGGGTCGGTGTGCGGGACGGCGCGGAGATCACCCTGGAGCGGGTCCGGGTGCACGGCTCGAGGGCCCACGGCGTCCAGGTGTCGCGCGGCGGCCGGGCCGTCCTCGACGCCTGTGAGGTCACGGGCAGTACGGGCGACGGCGTACGGATCGACAGCGCCGAGCCGGTCGACGTCACCCGGTGTGTCGTGCGCGACAACCGGGGCGCGGGACTGCGGCAGAGCCGCGCGAGCGAGCGGCTCACGGTCGAGCTGCTGACCAGCGCGGACAACGGACTGCCGGACAGCTGGGGCGAGTCGGCCGAGACCGTCGGCGAGGACGGCGCCCCGGGCGGACCCGGCAAGGAGCCGGAGCCCGAGGGCCCGCTGGCCGAACTGGAGTCGCTCGTCGGTCTGGAGAACGTCAAGCACCAGGTGAACACGCTGGTCAACCTGAACCAGCTCGCGGAGCGCCGGCGTCGGCTCGGCATGCCGGTCCCGTCGATGAGCCGGCACCTGATCTTCGCGGGACCGCCCGGCACCGGCAAGACCACCGTCGCCCGCCTCTACGGCAGCATCCTCGCCGACCTGGGCGTGCTCAGGAGCGGGCACCTGGTCGAGGTCGCCCGCGCCGACCTGGTCGCGCAGGTCATCGGTGGTACGGCCATCAAGACCACCGAGGCGTTCAACAGCGCGCTGGGCGGGGTGCTGTTCATCGACGAGGCCTACACGCTCACCGTCGAGGGGACGTCCAACGACTTCGGCCGCGAGGCCGTCGACACCCTGCTGAAACTGATGGAGGACCACCGCGACGACGTGGTCGTGGTGGCGGCCGGCTACTCCGAGCAGATGGAGTCGTTCCTGACCGCCAACCCGGGTCTGGCCTCCCGGTTCACCCGCACCATCGAGTTCGGCAACTACGCGGTGGAGGAGCTGGTGACGATCACCGAGAGCCTCTGCCACCGGCACCAGTTCGAGCTCGGGCCGCTGACCCGGGAGGCCCTCGCCGTACGCTTCGAGCAGATGACGCGCGACGCGACCTTCGGCAACGGCCGTGCGGCCCGCGGCGTGTTCGAGGACATGGTGGACCGGCAGGCGTTCCGGCTCGCGGCCATGACCGACCCGGCGGAGAACGACCTGACGCTGCTGCTGCCGCAGGACGTCGGCGACGCGGAGGCCGCGGCCGTCGGCGGGACGGCACAGGACACCGACGACGCGTCCGACCCGATGGCCGAACTCACCGCCATGGTGGGACTCGCCGCCGTGAAGCGGGAGGTCGCCGACCTGGTCAGCCTGCTGACCAACGCCCGGCAGCGGATCGCCGCGGGGCTGCCCGCCCCCCGGATCAGCAACCACCTCGTCTTCAGCGGGCCGCCCGGCACCGGCAAGACCACCGTCGCCCGGCTGTACGCCAGGCTCCTGCACTCGCTGGGGGTGCTCCCCCGCGACTCCCTGGTGGAGGTGGCGCGGGCGGACCTGGTGGGCCAGTACGTCGGCCACACCGCCCAGCGCACCAAGGACGTCTTCACCAGTGCGCTGGGCGGGGTGCTGTTCATCGACGAGGCCTACACCCTGACCCCCGAGGGATCGTCCAACGACTTCGGCCGCGAGGCCGTCGACACCCTGCTGAAACTGATGGAGGACCACCGCGACGAGATCGTGGTCGTCGTCGCCGGGTACACCGAGGAGATGGGGCGCTTCCTCGCCTCCAACCCGGGTCTGACGTCCCGGTTCTCCAAGTTCGTGACGTTCGAGGACTACAGCACGGACGAACTGGTCACCATCGTGTCCCGGCACGCCGCGGCCTCCGGGTACGAGTGCGCCGACGCCACCCTCGAGGCGCTGCGCGCCCACGTGGACGCCATCCCGCGCGACCGGTCCTTCGGCAACGCGCGGCTCGCCCGGCAGCTGCTGGAGACGATGATGACGAGCCAGGCCCGCCGGCTGGGCGCGCTGAGCTCGCCCAGCCTCGCCGACCTCACCACGCTGCTGCCCGAGGACCTGCCGTCCGCGCGGCGGCAGGCCGCCCTGTGA
- a CDS encoding type VII secretion system-associated protein has translation MSRQDEALPPVPDDIREAGRLAPDHWLGVIDPMWSGPGEPPEWAMPGRWRSGPDGEIVEWQENPDYRPSPRALGWPEPEDEVDRAIQLASTGYGPGEAVPAALAGREVAVLTAPGGGPLSAVAPDGTPVVPLFTSSVFLHTAGRFAFELVGVDDLVPRVPEGHALYLNPSAAVGMLLEPDAVRDAAAEGRAGERERPAAAGGRTARVLTEAVHPVRGADA, from the coding sequence ATGAGCCGGCAGGACGAGGCGCTTCCGCCCGTTCCGGACGACATCCGTGAGGCCGGCCGCCTCGCCCCGGACCACTGGCTGGGGGTGATCGACCCGATGTGGTCCGGACCGGGCGAGCCCCCGGAGTGGGCGATGCCCGGCCGGTGGCGGTCCGGTCCCGACGGCGAGATCGTCGAGTGGCAGGAGAACCCCGACTACCGGCCGTCCCCGCGGGCGCTCGGCTGGCCCGAACCGGAGGACGAGGTGGACCGGGCCATCCAGCTCGCCTCGACCGGTTACGGGCCGGGCGAGGCGGTGCCGGCCGCGCTGGCGGGCCGCGAGGTGGCCGTGCTGACGGCGCCGGGCGGCGGCCCGCTGAGTGCCGTGGCGCCGGACGGCACCCCGGTCGTGCCGCTGTTCACCTCGTCGGTGTTCCTGCACACCGCGGGGCGCTTCGCCTTCGAACTGGTCGGCGTGGACGACCTCGTGCCGAGGGTCCCCGAGGGGCACGCGCTCTACCTGAACCCCTCGGCCGCGGTGGGCATGCTGCTGGAACCCGACGCCGTGCGCGACGCGGCCGCCGAAGGGCGGGCCGGTGAGCGGGAGCGCCCCGCGGCCGCCGGCGGCCGCACCGCCCGGGTGCTGACCGAGGCCGTCCACCCGGTACGGGGAGCGGACGCGTGA
- a CDS encoding glycoside hydrolase family 25 protein: MLRGIDVSAYQPSSYDTDGLSFVFIKATEGRSYTNPKLSAQTRTARDAGLVVGFYHFLWPGNLTAQAEYFVGKAPERRGDILAVDWETTGEGTHASNAEKDRFIRKVKELRPHTRVILYANRHFWLDVDTTSYAGDGLWIADYVTAGKPRIKAKWRFHQYTDDPLDRNVADFSGRAALEEWAEGA; encoded by the coding sequence ATGCTGCGCGGCATCGACGTGAGTGCGTACCAGCCGTCCTCGTACGACACCGACGGCCTGTCCTTCGTCTTCATCAAGGCGACGGAGGGCCGTTCGTACACCAACCCCAAGCTCTCCGCCCAGACGAGGACGGCCCGCGACGCCGGTCTGGTCGTCGGCTTCTACCACTTCCTGTGGCCGGGCAACCTCACGGCCCAGGCGGAGTACTTCGTGGGCAAGGCCCCGGAGAGGCGGGGCGACATCCTGGCGGTCGACTGGGAGACCACCGGCGAGGGGACGCACGCGAGCAACGCGGAGAAGGACCGCTTCATCCGGAAGGTGAAGGAACTGCGGCCGCACACCAGGGTGATCCTGTACGCGAACAGGCACTTCTGGCTCGACGTCGACACCACCTCCTACGCCGGCGACGGCCTCTGGATCGCCGACTACGTCACCGCGGGCAAGCCCCGCATCAAGGCGAAGTGGCGCTTCCACCAGTACACCGACGACCCGCTGGACAGGAACGTCGCCGACTTCTCCGGCAGGGCGGCGCTCGAGGAGTGGGCCGAGGGCGCCTGA
- a CDS encoding ATP-binding protein, protein MAGLEGMEQPREDGRATASRWSPTVEDERALEALEAYGNPADEEIPLPSRPESAAIARRLTQVVVLRHWGLGAKITEDAVLLVSELVGNAVRHTGARVFGLRLRHRRGWIRVEVRDPSRGLPCLMPVQDMDVSGRGLFLVDKLADRWGVDLLPRGKTTWFEMRVADR, encoded by the coding sequence ATGGCGGGGCTGGAGGGCATGGAGCAGCCGCGGGAGGACGGACGTGCGACCGCGTCGCGCTGGTCGCCGACGGTCGAGGACGAACGCGCGCTGGAAGCGCTGGAGGCGTACGGGAACCCGGCGGACGAAGAGATTCCGCTGCCGTCCCGGCCCGAGTCCGCCGCCATCGCGCGCCGGCTCACCCAGGTCGTGGTCCTGCGCCACTGGGGCCTCGGCGCCAAGATCACCGAGGACGCCGTCCTGCTCGTCTCCGAACTCGTCGGCAACGCCGTGCGCCACACCGGCGCCCGCGTCTTCGGCCTCCGGCTGCGCCACCGGCGCGGCTGGATCCGCGTCGAGGTCCGCGACCCCTCCCGGGGCCTGCCCTGCCTGATGCCGGTCCAGGACATGGACGTCAGCGGCCGCGGCCTCTTCCTCGTCGACAAACTCGCCGACCGCTGGGGCGTCGACCTGCTGCCCCGGGGCAAGACCACCTGGTTCGAGATGCGCGTGGCGGACCGCTGA